From the genome of Rhizobacter sp. AJA081-3:
TCGGTTTTCAGCGCAGGCGCAGCATGTCGAGCGCTAGGTCGCGGCGGCCCAATAGATGCTCGCATGGCGGTGTCATCGGACAGCCGGATCATGCACTCGCTGCGCTTTGGCAACTCGCGGCACATCGGTACATTGTGCGGCGCGTTTTAGCGACGCATCCTTGAAGCAATTCGACTTGCGTCATGGCGCTCCTGTGGCTGCCGATAGTGGCTTTACCTCCGCATACCCTGGGCCATGCAGATGGGCCCCAGTATGCCGGGTCAAGTGCCGCGGTTAGGTGGCAGCTATTGACTGACATGTGCGGCCTCAAACTTCTACAATTCATGTTGTCTGCGCGAATACTGCCGCGAGAGCCCGGCAAGGACACGTCGAGCTCCTTCTGATTGATCGACGCGAGCATATGTCGAAGCTGAGGCAGCCCCAAGTAGTCGTCGTCGCCTTTCACGACGGACTGCCAAGGTAGATGCACACTCTCCGCGTGCGTCTTGATGATCTTAGATGTCCCTGAAGGAAGCCGCCCTTCGCGCCTGGCTGCTTGTGGCCGGGAGTGCCAACACGACGAGTCAGCAGGTAGCTGACATTCGCAGTCGTGCCCGACGACCGACCGCTTCTTCAAGCCAGGTCGGCTCGATCCGACCCATCAGCGACATTCGCCTTGTCAGATCGAGCGCCGGACACCGGACATTGGCCAACTGTTGATCTAGCCATCGTTGCAGCCCTGCAGGGCGAAGCGTGAGGACGATCGGATCGCAGTCGCAGGCCTAGCTTCGACCGACCGGGCCGATCGAAACACCGCGGTCAGATGAATTGCCGCAAACGCAGTTCGTAGTCGCGCACGGTGCGCAGCAGCATCAGCGGCCTGCCCTTCAGTCGACTGCGGTCTTCCAGCCAGTCCATGAAGCGGCGCAGAAGCCCGAAGCGGTCCGCGACCGTGATCAGCGTGGAAGTCCAGCGTTCCCGCTCGGCATCCAGGTTCTTGCGCAGTTGCGATGGGCCGAGCTCGACAGGCCACAGCGGATTCCTGGCGGCTTCTGCCGCGAAGTCCGCCAGGACCTTCGGGGGGCATTTGCGTGCCGCCACCCGTACTAGTACATGGATCTCTGGCATGCGGCCTACAAGAATGTCCTTCACTTGACGCGGTAGGTCCGCGGCCTTCGTCGCCAACAGGCTGCCTTCGCTGTTTCCGAGCCGGTCCAGGTCGCTCAGGGTCACGGGGGCGCCGCCGTCGCGCCACTTGCGCAGCAGTGCCAGGTCAGCCTGAGCCTGCGTATCGGCAGAGATGACCTCTCCGCGCGTGCTGCCCGCAAAGAAGTCCACAAAGTCCGTCGCGAGGTCCCGGAGCAGGCGGACGGGAACCTCGATGAGTGCATCTCCCGGCTCGTCTATGAGTTGGAAGCGGCGCAGGTCTTGCGTCTGGGAGAGGCGAGACGAGCGGTACGAAGGCTCAGAGCTGGGATGAGGCGGGCAGTCCGCGCCGTGCAGGCGGAACAGCATCCGGTACATGTCTTCACCGGTCAGCCTGGAGCGTGACCTGCCGCCCGCGGAACGGCCCCAACCCTCCATCTGCACTTCGGGCAGCGTCTCCAGCAGCGCCTTGACGAAGTCTTTGCGCCCCATGCTGGCGATCGCGGCGCGCCAAACCTCCGACTCCGTCAAGTCGGCGACGTTGTCCACTTCGCCGCGCTGTAGTGACTTGGCGAAGGAGACCACGGAGGTTGAAGCCTTGCGGGCGACGGCGCGCAGGTCGCCTCTTTCGAACGTCGCCTGCAGATCGAACTCAATCTCGCTCGGGTCGCCCACATCACGCAACACTGGCCGCTCATCAGAAGACAGGAGAGGTGGGCTGGTCACGCCTCTCAGCTTGAACTCCTCGCGGTCCCGCGCTCTGCGGTACAGAGCGAAGTCCGTTCTAGACAGCACCTGCTGTTCGGCGGTCGAGAGTTGGCGACCGAGTGCCAGCTTGATGCGCGCACGCGCCTGCACCGGCACCGTATCCAGATCCTCGCCAAGCGTGCGCGCCACTGCCTCGAGCAAGTCCAGATCCGGGACAACCGCCGCATCGGGTGCGAACAGGGCGTGGTAGTGGCTTTCGACGGCCTGCTCCTGGCGCGTCATGAATGGATCGCGCCCCTGCCTGTAGTAGTCGGCCGCCGCCTGGTGTATGGCAAGCGCGCGCACGTTGTCTGCCGCCGTCATGGCTTGCAGCATGAGGCGCCGCAGGTCGCGGCGGTGGATCACCACATCGGGATTGGCCGTGCGCTGCACCAGCCACACCTGGCCAGCCAGCTGCTTAAACAGCGAGCGCGAGCGGGACTCGTCCAGGTTCCCCAACTCGCAGGGCGCTGCGAGCACGTGCTGGATCAGGTATGGGGTCACCCGGCGCAGCAGCAAGCCCGGGTGGGCGAGCTTCACGAGATCCTGATCCTCCGCGCGCAACCGGCCGAGTATCCGTCGATACAGGAAGGCCTGGGCGAAGCGTCTGTCGAAACCGGAGCGGTCGTCCAGCAGTTCGCGAGCAGCCTCATCACCGCCTTCCGCCAGATGGCTGGCAAGGATCTTCAACGAAAGCGGATTCCCGCCCAGCATCTCCACCAACTCCTTGAGCGGGAGATCGCCCGGAACACCCTTCAGCTCCAGCGACGACTCCAGCAGAGCGACCGCGTCGTCGTGCTCCAGGTCCCCCAGCTCGAGTTGTTGCTCGGCTGGAACGAGTGCCAGTTGGTCGGCGTGGAACGCACGACCACTCAACACCACCCGCAGGTTCGGCAGGCCCTCCCTCGTGCGCAACTGTCGCAGCCAGCTGCGCAGTCCCTCGAGGTCGAACTCGCTCGAGAGTCCGATCTCTTCCGCGGTGTCGAGGATTAGCACCAGCTTGCTGTCGATCGGCAGGTGATCGCGCATCTCGAACTGCCAGGCCGAGGATGCCTGGTGCTCGCGACTCTGAACCGCCTCGAAGTTCGAGTAATCCAGGGATGCCGTGGCCGAAGCGCCCGATCTCGCCGCGCGGCGGTAGGCGGACAGCTCGGGCTGCATGGCCGGGAAGCACAGTTCGAGCTGACGAGAGAGCTCCATCATCAGCGTGGTGAGCGTGCCGCGATAGAACGCCGGGCGGTCGAAGTCCAGTTGCAGGACCGGGATCCCGCTCCAGTCCTCACCGCGCAACCTGCGGGCGAACTCGCCCAGCAGCGCGGACTTGCCGCTGCCGCCTACGCCCGTGATCCAGAAGATGTCCTCGGTCGAGACTCCTGACGTCGCCCGTACATACCACCACAACTTCTTCAGCTCAGTGATCCGGCCCACCAGTCGGCGTGGCAGCAGCACCTGCACGGCCTGATCGACATCGTGACGCGACAGCACGAGGTCAACCCGTTGCGCTTCCCTGTCCACGGCCTGCGTGCCCAGTGTGGGACCCAGGAACCGCAAGACGTTGCGCGCCAGGCCGAGACCGGTGGACGTGGTACGGACCGCGGTCTGTCCATTGCGCAGGACGTCCTGGAGCTGCCGCCCAAGCTCGTCGCCCTCTGCCGGTCGGATCTCTTCGATCAGCTGCAGCAGTTCATCGCGCGCAACTTCCGCGAACACGCGGGACCGGACTGCGGGTTTCAGGATCCAGCGGATCCTCCCGTCCCTCACGACTTCGTCGCAGTCGGTCGCGAGCTTCCCCAGATAGGCGAGGTCGTCTTCCTTGGTGGGATCAAGCAGCTGGGTCGGATCGAACTCGCCCAGGGTGGCCGCGATCCCACGCGCGCGCCACGCCGCATCGCGTTCTCGGCCTTGCCCGGGCGAGGTGTCCGTCATCCTTCCCGCCTCGCCACAACGGTGGCTCGCAACGCCAGTTCAGCCTGGCGTGATCCGTTGACCGCGATGGGAACGTCCTGGAGCAACTCATCCGCGAGACTCCGCGACCGGCCGGGAAGGCGCGCGATCCCGCAGGCAGTGGATTCGCGGTCGATGTACTGCATCAGCTCGGGCACGCTGAACTCCCGCAGGATCTCCGCCCGCACCTGCTTCGGCAGAGCACCTGGCACCGCCCCCTGGAAGCCGATGAGCACGACGCGAAGGCTCGGTATCCCCGCGATGCCTGAATACACAGACTCGAGGAACACACGGGTGGACGTGTTGGCGACCGGGTAGCGGTCGAGGTCGTCGATGACCAGCCAGATGATGCGTTGCGACGCGGCCGCAACCACAGCACGCTTGAACGCGGGCAGCAGCTCCTGCGCGATCCACGCAGGCTGTGCCGAGTCGGCTTCGTTCGCATCCGGCAGGGTCGCGCCGGCAGCTGCCCCGCCGATCTCCGCCAGGATCGCCATCGCGGTGTCGCGTGCGGTCACCGCGATCCTGGACGCGGACATCTCCACCACCTGGTGCTCGGCGATCCCCAGCATCTCCCGCAGGATCCTGGTCGTGAAACTGCGCCCCATGCGGGACGCGCCGGCCACGGTCAGGATGCGCGTCTGGCCTTCGAGCGCCTCCAGCACGCTCGACTGGAAATCCTCGCGTCCTATCACCGGCTCGTCGGTCTCCTTGGTCTTCCACACCGGGTCCAGGCCCAGCACGTCGGACAGGGGCAGCTTCAGGCCGGCGATGCACGCCGTCGGGATGGCGCCGTTGCACACGGGCTTGCTCTGCGCATCCTTGTACGTGCACTGGTGCAGGCCGACCGGCTGGAACTCGCTATCCACCAGCAGCCCGCCCGAGGATCCTTCCGCCGAGTTCGCGTTGTGGAGCATCCTGGACTTGAAGGTCGGCGGCCATAGGCGGATCGCGGCCCCGGGTGCCGATGATTGCGGAGCGCCGGCAGGATGCTGCAGCAGCGCCACCATCCCGCCAACCGCGGTAACAACGGGCATCCGGGCGGGGTCGAGCGCATAGAAGCCCCGTTCGTAGCCTACAGCGCGGGACAGGCGCACCAGCGCGAAGTCCAGGTGCTCGTCGAACCCGGCTTCCGGCGGATCTTCCCAGTTCAGGACCTGATGCTCCGCCTCCAGCGGGTGCAAGCCGCGACGGTCGACGAGCCATCTCTCCTGCACCGGCACCACAGTACCGGCGCTCAATCCGTCGATCTGGTCGAAGGCGACGCGGATGCGCTTGCTGCTCTTATCCACAGGCTGACCGGCGGCGTCCAGCAGCTCATCCAGCAGATGTCCGCTCGTCAGCACGATCTGCGGGCCGACCAGGAACCCGGTGCCGGCTGCGTGCGGCGTGGCGAGATCGGCTTTGAGGACCGTGATGCAGCAGAGACGCCGGCTCGCAATCACCTTGCCATTGATCTCGACGGCCATGTTCATGAAGCCGATGTCGGGCCTCATTACGGCCTGGACTTGCGCCGTGACGCTCAGCGGCGCCGTACCAGGCGCTGCGAGCAGTTCCAGGTCCAGCACCTGCGCATGCAGGAGGTGGCCCAGGAGCGCGTCCAGGAATCCGATCTCTCTGGCGTGGTGGTACGACTTCAGGTAGGGCTGCTGTGCATCGAGCAGCGCCAGCACCTTGAACGGAAGCGACGTGCCGGGCGTGCGGACCTGGTCGAAGATCTCCTCGAACCGCTCACGGCTCTTCACCGCCGCGGCCAGGCGGACCAGGTCGTCTTCGTGGTTGCCTGTCGCCATCAAGGCTTCCAGTTGATCCCGGCCACGTTCAGGAACCCCTGAGCGCGCAGTTGCGCCAGGCTGTGCGCGTAGTTCTCGCTGCGCCAGGCGCCACCGAAGTGCAGGCCCACGGCACGCAGCGGAGCGTCGATGGTTGCAACCAGCGAGCCCGAACTGCCGCCCAGTGTCGTGGCGTCGTGGAACGAGGTGATGGGCACTTCGGCGGGCGAGACCTTCACCCTGCCGGGCGAGAAAAACTTGGTGCCGTAGTCGGCGCCGAAGAGGGCCTGCAGCCGGTCAAGGCCATGGCGGTCCACGCTCCCGTCCGGCGCCCGCGGAAGCGTCGCCTGGCGCGCCGGGTAGCCCACGATCGCGACCGGCTTGTCGGGGTCCATCCATCCCACCGTGCGGGAGAGCTCCAGCGGCACCGGCAACGCGTTGTTCCCGGACAAGCTCCTGCCCTCCACCCGCAACAGCGCGAAGTCCGCTTTCTTCAGATCGATCGCCTCAAAGTTGATGTGCAGCGGGCCGGCCTGCACGACCTCGAGGATGCTGAACTTGCTTGCCGTGGTCTGCGCCGACGGCTCTTCCGCGAAGTCGATGCAGCACTGGCCATCCTTGAGAACCCACTGCGCGGGCCGGTTCCGCTGCGGCGTCGGATACGCGATCAGCTGCAAGACGTGCCGGTTGGTGAGCACGAGACCATCACCGACGACGTAGCCGGTGCCCAGGTGGACGCCGTCGAGGTCGATGCGGCCGACAGCGTCCATGCGCTCCTTGAAGCGCGAGTTCGACTTGAGCATATAGATGGGCGCACCCCACTGCTCGGCGCGCGGATCCTCCTCGTCGACGTCCCCCTGGCGTACGCGCAGCGCGGGTCGGCCCTTGAGCAGGATGAGCGCCTCCAGACCCAGACGGCCCTGCGGCGACCGAACCACGCCCGTGCGCATCTCGTCAACGAAGCTGTGCACGGAGTCGAGAACGAAGTCGCGCTCGGCCGAAGGCGCGGAAGTGGTCTGCACGATCCTGCGAACGGTCTGCTCGAGCTCACTGCCGCCGTCACCCTGGAGGTACAGGCGCGCCGACTCGATCGCGTCGGCGCCGAGCGCCGTTTCAGGCATCGCACCGGAGGGCAGCGCGAGCTTCAGCCCGGTGATATCCATCTCCGGTGCGGGCAGCAGAGGTCTCGACACCGAAGCGGAGGATGCCTGGCCAAAGCGGCGCAGCCTTCGGTCATGCGAGCCTTTCACCGCATCACGCAGACGACGTGAAGGCTGTGTTCCTTCGGTCTTGGCCTCGACCGTGAGCCCGGACAGTTGCTGATCGAACTTCGCCTGCGACACGGCGATCGCCGAGATCTCTGCTTGGAAGCGATCCATCGGGAACGTGGCGTCGTGCGCCCCGGGCCCGAACTGCTCAAGCAACAGCTCCGAATCACCCTCGTCGGATTCGGCGGCCTCGACGGCACCCTGCGGAATCTCACCAAGCGCCAGATTCACCAGCTTCTCGGCGTCAAGGATGCCGGCGCCAAAGTCGAAGTCCCAGTCGCCCGGCGTGCGTGCAGTGGCCGTCACCGCGATCTTGAACAGCCGCGCGACCGTGATGCCGCGACGTCGCGCTTCCTCGATGACCTCGTCGCGTCCGTGCCGGGACAGCCACACGGCCGCCGCGCCGGCGATCATCGCGGTGGCATAGGAGGTGCCCTGGCTGGCCGACACCTTGTCCAGCGGATCGCCGTCGGAGGCCCTGTCCGCCCGCCAGACGAACTCGGCCGGGGCTGAGAGAGCAACGCGGGAACCGCGCGAGCTGCCCTTCCAGGGGAGATCGGTCGGCCCGGTGCCGCCGGCCGCGATGACCTCCGCGTAGCGGGCCGGCCAGACGACAAGCCCCACGCAGTTGCCGGCGGCCGCAACGACGATGACGTCGCGGTCGACGGCGTCCTGTATCGCCGCGTGCATGGCACGCCCGGCGATTCCGCCCAGGCTCATGGAGATCACGTGGCAGCCCTGCTCGACCGCGTGCGCGATCGCCGCGGCCACCGGGGCGGTATTGAAGACCTTGACGTCGTCGATGCAGCGGATCGGCACGATCCGCGCCGCAGGCGCGGCACCCTGGATCCGACCCGCCGACCGGCTGGCCAGGACGCTGGCAGTCGACGTTCCGTGGCCCGGATTGGCCGTGCCGGGCGTCAGCGGATCGGTCGGATCGGCGTCGCCGTCCATGATGTCCGCGGCACGCTCGAGGTCGAACATGTCACCCGCCAGCTCGGCATGGGACGTAATGCCCGTGTCCGGGTGGCCCACCAGCACGCCCTCACCCTGCCCGACCCTCCAGGCGAGATCGAGCTTCGTCAGTTTGACGGCCCAGAGCGCATCCCCCGGCGCCTGCCCATCAGCCCAGCATAGCGAGCTGAGGACGGTGGACTCCGCCACCGGTCCTGGCTGGGATGGCGTCGGGTCGCGGAAGACCTGGATGCCCAGGTCCGGCTCGGCGCTGACCAGGCCGAGCTGGTCCCCCAGTTCATAGCCGATGTCGAACAGGTCCTGCTGCGGAAACACGCGCTCCAGCGTCGGAAAGCGCAGCACGTGGAAGCGGCCGGCGCTGGCCTGACCCACCTCGAGCGGCTGGAGCAGGAACCGGTCGCTGGCAAGCAGGCGTTCGATTCGGTCGCGGAGGCCCGCCAGGTCGCCGGCGGCAGCGAGTTCGAGGGTGAACCTCAACTCGTCCGGCGGCAGACCCGGACGGGCCAGGGCCGCGGTGACGACAGGCACCGAAGAAAGGACGCGGCGCAACTGCTCAATGGCGTTAGCCATGTTCTTCCCCGATCGGCCAAAGGCGCAATCTTGCCAGCACTTCGCAGTGCCGCAGTCCGTAAATATGCCGAGGCGCGCCGGCCGGTTTCGGCCAGCAGTCGATCTGTGGCGCCGCAAGCCGTCAGCACTTCGCGAATCAGGCTGGAGCGGCGGAGCGGCCGTGGCCGTGCGAGCCCTGCCGCCAGCTGCATTTCCGCGGCCTTAGGATCTCATCGTCGGACAGCCGTTGGCTGGCTCGGATTCCGCCGACCACATGGGCCTGCCACGTCAACCGCTGCACGGAGGATTGGTGGGTCGCGTGGCCAGGATCTCGTTGGCGCTCAGAGTGAAGCGCAGCCCCGGCACGCCCCATAGAAGGTGCGCGTACGCGTCGTATTTCGCTGCTGGTACTTCAACCGTTCCACAAAGCCGACCTTCGCCAAGGTCCCCTCATGGCCGGCTCCGGGTTCTCGAGTGCGCACCGGACAGCTGTCGGCCGCGGTTGGGCGGCGCCGCGACGGATCGACGCTTCAGGTCGCCCCCTAAGTTGAAGGGCTGCTGACCGCAGCTACCGATTCGGCAGCAGCCGGCCATTTGCGGAAGTTGGTGACCGTCAGCAATATGGCCGGCCGTTGCACGGTGGGAAACAGGGGTTCCGACCAAGGCTGTCTGCGCACTGCTACAGATTCCCAGCCTCGTGTCCCACATTGCACGAGCAGCGCGATCACTTGGCGCGCGGCAGATCCAGCATCGCACGCAAACCGCCGCCGACCCTGTTCGCCAGGGCGAGGGTCCCGCCGTGGTACGCCGCCGCGTCCCGCACGATCGCCAAACCGAGCCCCACACCCCCGGTGTCCAGACTGCGCGACGCGTCCAGGCGAACGAAGGGCTCGGTGACTCGGGCCAGGTCGGCTTCCGGAATCCCAGGCCCGTCATCTTCGATCACCACGCGCAGCGCCGCCGCGGAGTCTTCGATCTGCACGGTCACGTTCTTGCCATGTGCCACCGCGTTGTCGATCAGGTTGGTCACTGCACGCTTCAGGACCGACAGCTTGCCGGCATAGGGCGCTGGCGTCGCGTGTCTGGGTGGAGTTTCTTCCAGGCGCACCTGGCGCCCGAGTGCCTGCTCGTCCTCGACGATGCTCGACAGCAGCGCCTCCATGTTGATCGGCTGGATCGGCTCGGCATCCTCCAGACCGCGCAGGTAGGCCAGCACGCTGTTGACCATGCCCTGCATGGCGTCGATGTCGGCATTCAGCTTGTCCTGCAGGTTTGGATCGTCGACCAGCTCCGCGCGCAGCCGCATGCGGGTGAGCGGCGTACGCAGGTCGTGTGATACGGCGGCCAGCGCGCGCCCGCGCTCCACCACCAGTTGGCGCAGGCGATGCTGCATGAAGTTGAAGGCCTCGGCCGCGCGTCGCACTTCGGTCGGGCCGCTCACGGGCAGCGGGGCAGCATCCAGGTCGTGCGCAAACGCCTTCGCGGCCGTCGCCATCTGCTGCAGCGGCTTGGTCGCCCAGCGTACCGCCACCAGCGACACGATGATGACCACCGCGAGCGTGATAGAGACGTGCCAGATGAAGCGCAGCGGCAGCGCTTCGAGCGCGGGCATGCCCGGGTGCACATGACCGTCGGCCAGCATCGCGGCGCGCTCCTGCAGGTGCAGCAGCAGGCTGGCGAACTGCGCGGCCAACAGGCCGAGCACCAGGATCAGCGTCATGCGGCCGGACAGCGAGCGCGGCAGCAGTTTGGCGAGCATCAATCGCAT
Proteins encoded in this window:
- a CDS encoding ATP-binding protein, yielding MTDTSPGQGRERDAAWRARGIAATLGEFDPTQLLDPTKEDDLAYLGKLATDCDEVVRDGRIRWILKPAVRSRVFAEVARDELLQLIEEIRPAEGDELGRQLQDVLRNGQTAVRTTSTGLGLARNVLRFLGPTLGTQAVDREAQRVDLVLSRHDVDQAVQVLLPRRLVGRITELKKLWWYVRATSGVSTEDIFWITGVGGSGKSALLGEFARRLRGEDWSGIPVLQLDFDRPAFYRGTLTTLMMELSRQLELCFPAMQPELSAYRRAARSGASATASLDYSNFEAVQSREHQASSAWQFEMRDHLPIDSKLVLILDTAEEIGLSSEFDLEGLRSWLRQLRTREGLPNLRVVLSGRAFHADQLALVPAEQQLELGDLEHDDAVALLESSLELKGVPGDLPLKELVEMLGGNPLSLKILASHLAEGGDEAARELLDDRSGFDRRFAQAFLYRRILGRLRAEDQDLVKLAHPGLLLRRVTPYLIQHVLAAPCELGNLDESRSRSLFKQLAGQVWLVQRTANPDVVIHRRDLRRLMLQAMTAADNVRALAIHQAAADYYRQGRDPFMTRQEQAVESHYHALFAPDAAVVPDLDLLEAVARTLGEDLDTVPVQARARIKLALGRQLSTAEQQVLSRTDFALYRRARDREEFKLRGVTSPPLLSSDERPVLRDVGDPSEIEFDLQATFERGDLRAVARKASTSVVSFAKSLQRGEVDNVADLTESEVWRAAIASMGRKDFVKALLETLPEVQMEGWGRSAGGRSRSRLTGEDMYRMLFRLHGADCPPHPSSEPSYRSSRLSQTQDLRRFQLIDEPGDALIEVPVRLLRDLATDFVDFFAGSTRGEVISADTQAQADLALLRKWRDGGAPVTLSDLDRLGNSEGSLLATKAADLPRQVKDILVGRMPEIHVLVRVAARKCPPKVLADFAAEAARNPLWPVELGPSQLRKNLDAERERWTSTLITVADRFGLLRRFMDWLEDRSRLKGRPLMLLRTVRDYELRLRQFI
- a CDS encoding serine protease — encoded protein: MATGNHEDDLVRLAAAVKSRERFEEIFDQVRTPGTSLPFKVLALLDAQQPYLKSYHHAREIGFLDALLGHLLHAQVLDLELLAAPGTAPLSVTAQVQAVMRPDIGFMNMAVEINGKVIASRRLCCITVLKADLATPHAAGTGFLVGPQIVLTSGHLLDELLDAAGQPVDKSSKRIRVAFDQIDGLSAGTVVPVQERWLVDRRGLHPLEAEHQVLNWEDPPEAGFDEHLDFALVRLSRAVGYERGFYALDPARMPVVTAVGGMVALLQHPAGAPQSSAPGAAIRLWPPTFKSRMLHNANSAEGSSGGLLVDSEFQPVGLHQCTYKDAQSKPVCNGAIPTACIAGLKLPLSDVLGLDPVWKTKETDEPVIGREDFQSSVLEALEGQTRILTVAGASRMGRSFTTRILREMLGIAEHQVVEMSASRIAVTARDTAMAILAEIGGAAAGATLPDANEADSAQPAWIAQELLPAFKRAVVAAASQRIIWLVIDDLDRYPVANTSTRVFLESVYSGIAGIPSLRVVLIGFQGAVPGALPKQVRAEILREFSVPELMQYIDRESTACGIARLPGRSRSLADELLQDVPIAVNGSRQAELALRATVVARREG
- a CDS encoding S8 family serine peptidase, which translates into the protein MANAIEQLRRVLSSVPVVTAALARPGLPPDELRFTLELAAAGDLAGLRDRIERLLASDRFLLQPLEVGQASAGRFHVLRFPTLERVFPQQDLFDIGYELGDQLGLVSAEPDLGIQVFRDPTPSQPGPVAESTVLSSLCWADGQAPGDALWAVKLTKLDLAWRVGQGEGVLVGHPDTGITSHAELAGDMFDLERAADIMDGDADPTDPLTPGTANPGHGTSTASVLASRSAGRIQGAAPAARIVPIRCIDDVKVFNTAPVAAAIAHAVEQGCHVISMSLGGIAGRAMHAAIQDAVDRDVIVVAAAGNCVGLVVWPARYAEVIAAGGTGPTDLPWKGSSRGSRVALSAPAEFVWRADRASDGDPLDKVSASQGTSYATAMIAGAAAVWLSRHGRDEVIEEARRRGITVARLFKIAVTATARTPGDWDFDFGAGILDAEKLVNLALGEIPQGAVEAAESDEGDSELLLEQFGPGAHDATFPMDRFQAEISAIAVSQAKFDQQLSGLTVEAKTEGTQPSRRLRDAVKGSHDRRLRRFGQASSASVSRPLLPAPEMDITGLKLALPSGAMPETALGADAIESARLYLQGDGGSELEQTVRRIVQTTSAPSAERDFVLDSVHSFVDEMRTGVVRSPQGRLGLEALILLKGRPALRVRQGDVDEEDPRAEQWGAPIYMLKSNSRFKERMDAVGRIDLDGVHLGTGYVVGDGLVLTNRHVLQLIAYPTPQRNRPAQWVLKDGQCCIDFAEEPSAQTTASKFSILEVVQAGPLHINFEAIDLKKADFALLRVEGRSLSGNNALPVPLELSRTVGWMDPDKPVAIVGYPARQATLPRAPDGSVDRHGLDRLQALFGADYGTKFFSPGRVKVSPAEVPITSFHDATTLGGSSGSLVATIDAPLRAVGLHFGGAWRSENYAHSLAQLRAQGFLNVAGINWKP
- a CDS encoding ATP-binding protein — protein: MTLILVLGLLAAQFASLLLHLQERAAMLADGHVHPGMPALEALPLRFIWHVSITLAVVIIVSLVAVRWATKPLQQMATAAKAFAHDLDAAPLPVSGPTEVRRAAEAFNFMQHRLRQLVVERGRALAAVSHDLRTPLTRMRLRAELVDDPNLQDKLNADIDAMQGMVNSVLAYLRGLEDAEPIQPINMEALLSSIVEDEQALGRQVRLEETPPRHATPAPYAGKLSVLKRAVTNLIDNAVAHGKNVTVQIEDSAAALRVVIEDDGPGIPEADLARVTEPFVRLDASRSLDTGGVGLGLAIVRDAAAYHGGTLALANRVGGGLRAMLDLPRAK